GAGGGCCCACTGCGGGTCCTTCAGGCCGTGGCCGGTGACGGTGAGCACCACGGTGGAGCCGGCCGGGATCTGGCCGGCGTCGGCACGCTCGAGCAGGCCCGCGACGCTGATCGCGGAGGCCGGCTCGACGAAGATGCCCACCTCGGCGGAGAGGATGCGGTAGGCCTCGAGGATCTTTTCGTCGCTGATGGCGCCGAAGTAGCCGTCGCTCACCTCGCGGGCGTTCAGGGCGAGGTCCCAGGAGGCCGGGTTGCCGATGCGGATCGCGCTGGCGATGGTCTCGGGGTGTTCAACGCGGTGACCGAGCACGATCGGGGCGCTGCCTGCGGCTTGGAACCCGAACATCCGGGGCAGTTTGGTGGTGGCGCCGCGGGCGAGCTCTTCGCTGTAGCCGCGGAAGTAGGCGGTGTAGTTGCCGGCGTTGCCGACGGGCACGATGTGGATGTCGGGGGCGTCTTCGAGCACCTCGACGACCTCGAAGGCCGCGGTCTTCTGGCCCTCGATGCGGTCGGGGTTGACCGAGTTGACCAGGTGCACCGGGTAGTTCTTGGCCAGGTCGCGGGCGATGTCGAGGCAGTCGTCGAAGTTGCCCTGCACCTGCAGCAGCTGCGCGTTGTGCGCGATGGCCTGGCTGAGCTTGCCCATGGCGATCTTGCCCTCGGGCACCAGCACGACGGCCTTGATGCCCGCGTGGGTGGCGTAGGCCGCGGCGGAGGCCGAGGTGTTGCCGGTGGAGGCGCAGATGACGGCCTTCGCACCGTCTTCGACGGCCTTGGACATGGCCATCGTCATGCCGCGGTCCTTGAACGACCCGGTGGGGTTCATGCCTTCGTACTTCACCCACACCTTGGCGCCGGTGCGCGCGGAGAGCGCGGCGGCGGGGATCAGCGGGGTGCCGCCCTCACCGAGCGTGACGATGGGGGTGGCATCGCTGATGTTCAGCCGGTCGGCGTACTCGCGGAGCACACCCCGCCACTGACGGGACTGGGTTTTCACCATCTGGTGCTGACCGGTCTCTCGTTCGCTGGACATCAGACTCCTTCAACTCTTAATACGGATGCGACATTGGTGACGACACTGTTGGCGGCAAGGTCGATCACGGTCGCGGCAAGCGCAGCCTCCGTGGCCTCGTGCGTTCCAATGACTAGGGTAGCTGTGCCCGACACGGCGGCGTGACTGCCGCTGACGGGCTCTGCGGGCGTCATCGACTGTTCGACGAGCGCGAGCGAAACCTCGTTCTTGCTGAACACGCCCGCGATCGTGGCGAGCACGCCAGGTTCGTCGGTCACCTCGAGGGTGACCGCGTACCGCGTGGTGACCTTGCCGATATCGAGCACCGGCAGGTCCGCGTGGATGGAAGCGGCGAATCCCGGGCCGCCCACGACGTGGCGGCGGGCCACCGAGACGAGGTCGCCGAGCACGGCGGATGCGGTCTG
This is a stretch of genomic DNA from Cryobacterium soli. It encodes these proteins:
- the thrC gene encoding threonine synthase; this translates as MSSERETGQHQMVKTQSRQWRGVLREYADRLNISDATPIVTLGEGGTPLIPAAALSARTGAKVWVKYEGMNPTGSFKDRGMTMAMSKAVEDGAKAVICASTGNTSASAAAYATHAGIKAVVLVPEGKIAMGKLSQAIAHNAQLLQVQGNFDDCLDIARDLAKNYPVHLVNSVNPDRIEGQKTAAFEVVEVLEDAPDIHIVPVGNAGNYTAYFRGYSEELARGATTKLPRMFGFQAAGSAPIVLGHRVEHPETIASAIRIGNPASWDLALNAREVSDGYFGAISDEKILEAYRILSAEVGIFVEPASAISVAGLLERADAGQIPAGSTVVLTVTGHGLKDPQWALRTADGSDVKPTIVPVDTSAIAELLGLGQK